Part of the Triticum urartu cultivar G1812 chromosome 2, Tu2.1, whole genome shotgun sequence genome, ctccgaactaacttcagtacatcaaaactcataaactcataatataactgtcatcgaaaccttaagcgtgcggaccctacgggttcgagaacaatgtagacatgaccgagacatgtctccggtcaataaccaatagcggaacctggatgctcatattggctcccacatattctacgaagatctttatcggtcagaccgcataacaacatacgttgttccctttgtcatcggtatgttacttgcccgagattcgatcatcggtatctcaatacctagttcaatctcgttaccggcaagtctctttactcgtttcgtaatacaccatctcgcaactaactcattagttgcaatgcttgcaaggcttatgtgatgtgcattaccgagagggcccagatatacctctccgacaatcggagtgacaaatcctaatctcgaaatacgccaacccaacatttacctttggagacacctgtagagctcctttataatcacccagttacgttgtgacgtttggtagcacacaaagtgttcctccagcaaacgggagttgcataatctcatagtcataggaacatgtataagtcatgaagaaagcaatagcaacatactaaacgatcgggtgctaagctaatggaatgggtcgtgtcaatcacatcattctcctaataatgtgatcccgttaatcaaatgacaacacatgtctatggttaggaaacataaccatctttgattaacgagctagtcaagtagaggcatactagtgacatttagtttgtctatgtattcacaaaagtattatgtttccgaataatacaattctagcatgaataataaacatttatcatgatataaggaaataaaataataacattattattgcctctagggcatatttccttcaggtacTACCGCGAGGTCAGTGGTACTGCCGCACCAGCCAGCGGCACTGCCGCGCagaggagactagtagggaataggacccaacgcggtactaccgcggtggtaggggcggtactaccgctcctgaaacggtactaccgcctctacaaccgcaactagtgccgcaaaacctgACACGATAAAAAgacccctcgagtcgaggcggtaggagccaggcAGCCCAGCGGTACTACGACAGCGGGGTcatgggcggtactaccgctgtggagcggtactgccgcttgtgacccttcggcagtactaccgctggtagtgcggtactaccactgggACACTGAAGAGATAGAGAGAATCTCTCCAATgaggctgaggacgaggcggtggtgccaggcaccccagcggtactactgctgtggagacaagggcggtactaccgctgtggagcggtactgccgcttgtgtctcctcagcggtactacggctgggttgcgcggtactaccgctgggacccagacaggacaaggaaAAGTGGAGAGACCTCTTCAAAGGAATGGAcaagctcggagggtgagaagctgatgtgtacgtgttgattccacccatgcaaaaccccagcggaccccctcttgatagtacggtgccctctacgcaactagtccaccgagagagaaacgaaagagctacaccgtcttgaaggACACTCCGAAGGGAAGGAAACGTTTCGTGCCAGGGGTGAATCTGTGAACTAttcaaagcacatgattagtccgcaaacatgttgtcatcaatcaccaaaactaccttgagagagatatgccaaATCCGTGTCATGGTCATCCGTTAACACGGGACGTGTTCGGATCCCCTCCAACCACTAACTCGACAAACTCCATAGATAATTTTGATCGGAACGCTTGGGCTCCACGAAACTGGAAGTGCAAAAAATTAGGAGCTCGGTCGGCCTAGCTCCATTGATTGGAAAATTTGGAGTTCGCCCAATTTACGACAACTTGCCACCGCCGAACATACCGACTCGttgcccctccccccccccttgtCGAAAAAAGAACCTACCGTTGCACGAGCGATCCCGCTCGAATTGGTACACTCCCACCCTCAAAATGATGCACTGACTGACCCGAATTGGGTTGTCTCCAGCTGGCCCAATCTGCTTTGAATAGTCCACAACCCTCCCAACTAGGCTGCATCGTTGGTAGAAGTTGCCGattaaggatggcaattttacccatggacatggatatccatggatatccgACCCAAATGGACAGGGTCTGGATATGCTTTTGTGTCCATGGACGccgcccaaacccgacccgattgcTCGTGGGTAGGGCATGGATATAATCTTGTACCCGTGGATATATACAAACCCAACCCGATAGTGTGACTTAATGGGCCAAAATCTGCTATCCCTACCCCACGGTCACATGTCCCACTGCAATTTTACACTTTGTTATCTAAAACATGTAAAAGAAATTGCACAATCTCCGTCATAACTTTTATTAGTTGACATTCAATCCCCTCTGTAACATACTCCAATGCCCCTTCCCTTATTTTTATCTCCTTGTTAAATGACTCGTCATTCACAACTATTAGAAAAATACTAAATGATCTTAGCTTGTTAGTGGATGTTGATTTACCATAAGTTGATGTTTAGCATAAGTGAGGCCTAGTCTGCCACAAGGTGAAGAATGGAGGAGCTTATGTTAACACTGTGTTATGTGTAATTTATATGTCTTGAGAGGACCCAATGGATATCCAGtgggtatggatatccatcgggTTTGGACATGACATGATTTATCACCCATGGATTTTTTTCGTGGATGGACAAAGACTGTCTTcatggatatggatatggatttaATATTGTTCAACCCgacccaaacccgacccattgccatccttattGCCGATGTAACCGAATGGATCTGAGATTGTTACCTAGAGCTAGAAACCACAAAGAAAAGCTGGATTTGTGGAGTTCTATTGAGCTAGTGTGCATTTTCTGCAATATGCTTACAGTTATAACTTATACTAGTCACTTATAGGTACATAATCAAGTTTAATACCTATTCAGTCCTATATATCTAAGAGAGTCATCCTATAATCAAATAAAATAAGTCACATGGATTTTCATTTTGTTtctcatgttatcaactttaatTTTCGTCAATCAATTGCCGCATCAACGCGCAGGGTATCCTCTAGTTCTATATAAATACAGAACACCGTTGCAACATATCCCAAGGAGATATACTAACAATGTATATCTGAATACGCGGAATTAAGTTGCACACTGGAAGAGATTGACATTGATTACACGCATATGCAATGCATTGAACACATGTAAATGATTCTAATGGAGCCACCTATCCGCCTCTTGCGTCGATCATGACACACACTTGCCATGTGGCCCGATGGGCCCCATGCCTTATCCCTTTTCACGGCATGTCGCTCTCGTCCATCCATGCAGTCTCGCACCGCTATCTCTTCCtcttctccttttttttgtcTCCCTCTCTTGCTCCTGTTGCTCACTCCCCGACCAAAGTTGTGTGTCATGCACTATAGGCCACCGAATCACCACGTGATGGAAATTGACGCCCACTGTTGCAAGCGATGGGGCCAAGTGCTACTAGGACAACCATCGCGCTACTGCAAGACGCCCGTCAATGCTGCAAGGGTTGTCTGTGACGAGCTGGCACATTTGACATCTATTCTGCGATCGGCGACAGGTGATGCTACCAACCGTCTGTTGTTTGGACGATGTTGCAAGGTGGCAACAAGGATGCTACGATGATGGACAACAATGTTGTGGCCGGCTATGCACAATGCTATGAGCCCAAGCGTGTGTAGTTGCGACTATGTTGCAAGGCGAACCACACTACTGCTAGCTAGGCGGAGACGATGACGCTACGATGGTGGACAACAATGTTGTGGCCTGCTATGCACAATGCTTTGAGCCCAAGCGCGCGCTGCTACGGCAATGCTGCAAGGTGAACACCACCACTACTAGCTAGGTGGTGATGCTATGAACGACACCACCAATGTTGTGACGTATTCAGCGACACTACAGGCGAATGGAGCGGTGTGCAAGGCGGAGCGGCACTAGTGTCGAGTGTCCTCTTGCCCGAGTCATGTTGTGAGTCGTCGGTGGCTGCTGTCCTTACAAGAGCTCGGTGCCGCGTAGTGATGAGGGCCAAGCTAAGCATTGTGTTGTGACGGTGAGCGGAGCCGTGTGCTTTGTGTGACGGGCAGGGGGTGAGAGGGGATTTTCCGTATGTTCGTTGTGAAGCGAGGAGACCGGGATGAGGGACTCACGAATCAAACGGTGCTAGGCTGCTTGATCCAACACCGGGCGGGACAACCAACCCAATCCAGTGACCTGATCGGCCCACCAACACCTAGCATTGTCACATGACACAAAACTAAAACTATTCACATTGATGATGAAATTGGGACGATTTTCCTTTCAATATGGTAGGAGGGCAATGGGCCACTGCAGAGCATGATGGACAAGAACAGTGGTTGTCAAGAATATGTTTTTTCAGATTAAGAAGTTGTGAAGAATGATTATTATCATTATCTTGAGgctatttttctttattttagGTCTTATTTTTATTGATGGAAACAACGATTTATTTGTATAAATATGTATGATGCTATAACAAGTGGCCATTTAAGTTTTTTGGTTTCAAAATACTGACAATAAGCAGCCTGGAAAAGCGAAAAAAAGTTAGTACAGCATCATAAGTAACAGGGCAGATGTAGAGGCAGTTCATCCATGATTCATACATTGTGAGAGCTGGCCAGTGCAGCAGAGGCAAACCACTGCATCTGCAAGATACTGtttggcgtttgcatttcatagcAGTTGGCAACCACTCCCACAAAGCCCAAACCCAAACCACAACCCTCCCAACCTCTGCACAAACTTCTCCACTCCATGATCGCCTCTCACTCATTCACACCATATCCAACTCATCCCAGCAGGCAGCAGGACGTCTCTGCCTCTATAAAATCCGCCGCTGCCACCGCAACCCAATCAAATCAAACACAAGCACCTCTCATCTCATAAACCCCATCAAGAAACCCCGCCTTCTCCTCTCCTCCCGCGTCCGACGATCCTCACGCAAGCACCGAACATGAGCACCAGCGAGGCCGCCACTGTCATCCCCGTTTACGACGTCGCCCCCGGCCAGGGCGCGCCCTCCAAGGCCCCCGCGGCCGCGCCCCCGTCTGCCGCGGCGGCCGCTCCTGCAGCTGCGGCCACGACGACAACCCCGCGCAAGTTCCCCATGCGGTTCTTCCGGCGGAGCGACCGCGGCAGCCGGTGCATGGCGTTCCTCGACTTCCTGCTGAGGATCGCGGCGTTCGGGCCCGCGCTCGCGGCGGCCATCGCGACCGGCACGTCCGACGAGACGCTCTCCGTCTTCACCGAGTTCTTCCAGTTCCGCGCCCGTTTCGACGACTTCCCGGCCTTCCTGTCAGTGCCCAATCCCATCATCGATCGTTCGAATTAAGTTAATGGCGAATGCCGCGCCTCATGTATTATTTCTTGCAGGTTCCTCATGGTGGCGAGCGCGATCGCCGCGGGGTACCTGCTGTTATCCCTCCCGTTCTCCGCCGTCGTCGTGCTGCGGCCTCAAACCACCGTCCTCAGGCTTCTCTTGCTCGTCTGCGACACGGTAACAACTGACAAGCCCTTTTCTTTCTTCCCCACTCGCTCCAACGGCGCCACGCACATCATGCACGTGACAGGGTGGTTAACCACTGCGATCATGCAGATCATGCTCGGGCTGCTGACGGcgggggcagcggcggcggcggccatcgTGGACCTGGCGCACAGCGGGAACGAGCGTGCCAACTGGGTGCCCATCTGCATGCAGTTCCACGGCTTCTGCCGGCGCACGAGCGGCGCCGTCGTGGCCTCCTTCCTCTCCGTCTTCATCTTCGTGCTCCTCGTCGTCCTCGCCGCCTTCTCCATCAGGAAGCGCTGAAACCAGCCTTGCTCCGGCCAGCAGTCCAGCTGCGGCAACCCCGGGCTTTGTTTAATTAACCGTGCCTGTGTTTTTAAATGTTGCATGCATCCTCAGTTTCCTTTCTGCATTTGTGTAATTCTGCGCATTGGCGAGTAAGTGGCAGTGCACCTGTTAATCTGTACTTGTATTTGTGTTGCTTGGTAATACAAGGTCGTCAGCGATCAACGTGTTCCGAAATGCTCAACTTTTTACTCAA contains:
- the LOC125533771 gene encoding casparian strip membrane protein 1 — its product is MSTSEAATVIPVYDVAPGQGAPSKAPAAAPPSAAAAAPAAAATTTTPRKFPMRFFRRSDRGSRCMAFLDFLLRIAAFGPALAAAIATGTSDETLSVFTEFFQFRARFDDFPAFLFLMVASAIAAGYLLLSLPFSAVVVLRPQTTVLRLLLLVCDTIMLGLLTAGAAAAAAIVDLAHSGNERANWVPICMQFHGFCRRTSGAVVASFLSVFIFVLLVVLAAFSIRKR